In the Paramormyrops kingsleyae isolate MSU_618 chromosome 6, PKINGS_0.4, whole genome shotgun sequence genome, one interval contains:
- the LOC111842284 gene encoding 26S proteasome non-ATPase regulatory subunit 6-like — MPLENLEEEGLPKNPDLRIAQLKFLLTIEENKQDVEIKTELMEAIKHNNMAPYYEVICKELKWQVDTDLLTKMKKENEEVQKRLDDVLEDAEKNLGESEIRDAMMEKAEYLIRIGDKEGALTAFRKTYDKTVALGHRLDIVFYLLRIGLFYMDSDLIITNTEKAKSLIEEGGDWDRRNRLKVYQGLYCLAIRDFKEAAELFLDTVSTFTSYELMDYKTFVTFTVYVSMIALKRPDLREKVIKGAEILEVLHSLPCVRQYLFSLYECRYSVFFQSLAAVEQEMKKNWLFAPHYRFYVREMRILAYSQLLESYRSLTLGYMAEAFGVGPEFIDQELSRFIAAGRLHCKIDKVNEIVETNRPDSKNWQYQETIKKGDLLLNRVQKLSRVINM; from the exons ATGCCGTTAGAAAATCTGGAGGAAGAGGGCTTGCCTAAAAACCCCGATCTGCGAATCGCCCAGCTCAAGTTCTTGCTTACGATTGAAGAAAACAAGCAAGATGTGGAAATTAAAACGGAGCTTATGGAGGCGATTAAACATAACA ACATGGCACCTTACTACGAAGTTATCTGCAAAGAGCTGAAGTGGCAGGTGGACACCGACCTGTTGACCAAAATGAAGAAGGAGAATGAGGAGGTGCAGAAGCGCCTGGATGATGTTCTGGAGGATGCTGAGAAGAACCTCGGCGAAAGTGAAATCCGCGACGCAATGATGGAAAAAGCAGAGTACCTCATTCGCATTGGTGACAAG GAAGGAGCACTGACAGCATTCAGGAAGACTTATGACAAGACTGTTGCTCTGGGACATAGATTAGATATTGTTTTTTACTTGCTGAGAATTGGGCTGTTTTACATGGACAGCGATCTCATAATAACGAATACTGAAAAAGCAAAAAG TTTAATAGAGGAAGGCGGTGACTGGGACAGGAGGAATCGTTTGAAAGTGTACCAGGGACTCTACTGTCTGGCCATCAGGGACTTCAAGGAGGCTGCAGAGCTCTTTCTGGACACCGTGTCCACGTTCACCTCCTACGAGCTGATGGACTACAAAACTTTTGTCACATTCACTGTGTACGTCAGCATGATAGCGCTGAAGAGACCGGACCTTCGGGAGAAG GTAATAAAGGGTGCAGAGATTTTGGAGGTGCTACACAGTCTTCCCTGTGTACGTCAGTATCTGTTCTCTCTGTACGAGtgcaggtattcagtgttctttCAATCCCTGG CTGCAGTGGAGCAGGAGATGAAGAAAAACTGGCTCTTTGCCCCTCATTACCGCTTCTACGTGCGTGAGATGCGGATCCTGGCCTACAGTCAGCTGCTGGAGTCCTACCGCTCCCTGACACTGGGCTACATGGCCGAAGCCTTTGGCGTTGGCCCGGAGTTTATTGACCA ggaaCTCTCACGATTTATTGCAGCCGGTCGACTCCACTGCAAAATTGATAAAGTCAATGAGATCGTTGAGACAAACAG gccTGACAGTAAGAACTGGCAGTACCAGGAAACCATAAAGAAAGGAGATCTGCTGCTGAACAGAGTCCAGAAGCTCTCCAGAGTCATCAACATGTAA